The following nucleotide sequence is from uncultured Draconibacterium sp..
ACGCAAAAGAATAAGTAGTGAACAAAGTTTCGCAAAGCGCACTTTGCAAAATTAAATTATATAGTGGCAATTAATTCCAAAAGATTGTTAAATCAACCTGAACATATCGGTAGTTATTTCCTTACTATTTTTAAAAAGGATATTTTTGTCCGTTCTAAAATTGTTATTTAATAAAAACAGAATATAATGGCTGATAATCAGAAGACTTTATTGATGATTCTCGATGGATGGGGAATCGGTGATGGATCGAAAAGTGATATCGTAGCAACTGCTCCAACTCCTTTTATCGATTCGTTAATGGAAAAATACCCACACTCGCAATTGCTGGCAAGTGGCGAAAATGTTGGTTTGCCTGACGGGCAGATGGGTAACTCGGAAGTGGGTCACCTTAACATTGGTGCCGGTCGAGTTTTGTACCAGGACATGGTGAAAATTACACGTGCCATTAAAGACAAGTCGTTGTGGCAGCATCCGCAAATTTTAAAAGCGTACAACTACGCAAAAGAAAATAATAAGAAAGTTCACCTGATTGGTTTGATTGGCCCTGGTGGAGTTCACGCTTTGAGTTCTCATATGGTGGCGCTTTGTCAGATTGCTACTGACATGGGACTGGAAGATGTTTTCATCCACGGTTTAACTGATGGTCGTGATACTGACCCACGCTCAGGTTATGGTTTTATTGAAAACGACCTGAAAGCGCTGGAAGGAACAGTTGGTAAATTTGCTTCACTGATTGGTCGTTACTACGGAATGGACCGCGACAATAACTACGATCGTTTGAAATTAGCTTACGATTTGTATACACAAGGTAAAGGTGAAAAATCAACCGATATACTGGCTTCAATGAAAGCATCGTACGAAGCTGGTGTAACCGACGAATTCCTGAAACCGGTTGTAATGGTTGACGAGGCCGGTGAGCCATTGGCAAAAATCGAGGAGGATGATGTAGTAATCTGTTTTAACTTCCGTACCGACCGTTTGCGTCAGACAACCATTGCATTTACTCAGAAAGATCTTCCTGAATTTGGAATGCACACGATGAACCTGCAATGGTATACCATGACAACATATAAAGCCGATTTTGAAGGTATTAACGTGATCTTCGAAAAAGAGAACGTTACCAATACAATGGGTGAGATAATTGAAAAGGCTGGTAAAAAACAAATCCGTATTGCTGAAACTGAAAAATACGCACACGTAACTTTCTTCTTCAGCGGTGGCCGCGAGGCAGAATTCGAAGGTGAAAGCCGTATTTTAATTCCTTCGCCTAAAGTTCCTACTTACGATCATCAACCAGAAATGTCGGCTCCGGAAGTAGCAAAAGCAATTGTCCCTAAACTGGAAAACGGCGAAGCAGATTTTGTTTGTCTGAACTTTGCCAACGGCGATATGGTTGGTCACACCGGTGTGTACGAAGCGGTCTACAAAGCAGTGCAAGCTGTTGATGCTTGTGCAAAAGAGGTGGTTACTGCGGCACAAAAAGGTGGGTATGATATCATGATTATTGCCGACCACGGTAATGCCGATAATGCAGTAAACGCTGACGGATCAGAAAATACAGCTCACTCGTTGAATCCGGTTCCTTGTATTTTCGTAACTGAAAAAGAAGGAGTAAAACTGGATAACGGTATTTTGGCTGATGTTGCTCCAACTTTGCTGGCAGATATGGGACTTGAGGTTCCTGCGGAGATGACAGGCAAAAACCTTATTAAGAAATAAGAAGATTCGATAGATAAAATTTCAAACCTTACTTGTGCTGCAAGTAGGGTTTGTTTTTTTAATATTTGCAAACTAATAAATTTAGATGAAGTGATAGAGATTGGTCGTGCCATAGTAAGCCGTGATGTTTTTGAGAAACATTTTCTTTGTGATATTTTAAAATGCAAAGGTGCATGTTGTATTGAAGGCGATTCAGGGGCTCCGCTTACTGATGAAGAGGCTATTCTTATTGAAGAGGACTATCACACTTTTGAAGATTTGCTTCCCGAAAAACACAAACGCGAAGTGGAGAAACAGGGCTTCTCGGTTATTGATAGCGATGGCGATTTGGTAACGCCACTTGTTGACGACCGTCAGTGTGTATATTCGTATTATAATAAACAGGGTATATTAAAATGTGCCATCGAGAAAGCGCATTTTGAAGGGAAAACAAAGTTCCGCAAACCTTTGTCGTGTCATCTGTTCCCCATACGAATTACAGAATACAAACGTTTTGATGCCGTAAACTACCAGGAACTTGATATTTGCAAGCCGGGTAGAAAATGTGGAGCATCAGAAAAACTTTCGCTCTATAAATTCCTTAAAGAGCCACTCACCGCAAAATATGGGGCTGAGTGGTACAAGGAACTCGAAATTGCAGCCGATTATATATTGGCCCCAAAATAGGTGTCCAGCTTGTTTTGTTTGATTTCATTTTTTCACCATTCTCTCTCGTCCTAAAATGGGCAAATGTCCCAATTGATAAATTATCGTCCCATAATGGGATCGTCCTGTGATTTGTCGAATTCTATAAATACCACATAATCAGATATATACAGATTTGGCATTTGTGTTGTATTGTAAATAGCGTATCCGACCCTAAAGGATACAACAGCTTTTTGAAGAAAAAATTACAAACAAATAAACAACACAACATCATGAAAAAAGTAACATTTTTAATCGTAGCAGTTTTAGTTTTTGGAGTAGCAAATTTTGCCATGGCAGACGGTCATGGTGATAAAAAAAGTGCATCGCATGGTTTGAATATTTCAATTCCTACCCATGCGATGATTGCTTTGGCGGGACCATCGAATATGGATATAAATTTTGAGGCTGTAGCAGCTGAAGTGGCAGGAGGAAAGGTTGAGTTTAAACAAACGAACTCAACAGAACTTTGGTTAAACTACTCATCGATTGTGAATAAAAACAAAGAAAATTCAATTTCTGCTGAAGTGTCAGACTTACCAGAAGGATTGGAGATTGAGGTTGCCGTGAGTGCATCAGCAGCAAGTGGGAAAAAAGGACACACCGGTACAGGATCGACTCAAAAATTAGGAAAAACCGGAATAGAAGTAGTTGATGGAATTGAAAGTTGCTACACCGGTTCCGGAGAAAATAAAGGGCATTCGTTGGTTTATAGTGTGAGGGCAGTAGACAACGATTATGAAAAGATTGTGGCTGAGAACCACAATTTGACTATTACTTATACTATTACTGAAAAATAATAGATATAAGGGAAGATTAATGAGGGACAAAAGGCAGGCTGTTGAGTCTGCCTTTTTTTGTGTCCTGGAATTTGTGATGAGTTACAAGCCTTGTTTTTCTGGAAGGATCTGTTTACAGTGCTTATTTGCTATAGAGTGAGCTTTGTTATTGATTGAGTGAATCGGGTTTATATATTTTGATGTTTTGGGCTAATAAGCGTTGGTGAATTTTGAGGATCTGTTTTGGTCTATAAATTCTCGTTTTAAGGTTTAGTTAAAGATTTTCTCGTTGTCCCAATAAGTGCTAATTGTCCCAATTGATCAATTGATGTCCCATATGTGGACCATTGAAATTGTGGCATTTAGATGTAAGTGACAGAAAATGAGGCGATAAGAATTTTGGCATCCGAGTTGTTTTAGTAAAAGCGTATCTGACCCTAAAGGATACAACAGCTTTTTGAAGAAAAAATTACAAACAAATAAACAACACAACATCATGAAAAAAGTAACATTTTTAATCGTAACAGTTTTAGTTTTCGGAGTAGCAAATTTGGCCAATGCCGTAGTGCCGGTAGATAAAAAGAAAGCATCACATGGATTAAACATTGAAATTCCAACACATGCGATGATTGCTTTGGCAGGTCCTTCATCAAAAGAAATTGATTTTGAGGCAAACGCAGCAGACGTAGCTGGTGATAAAGTTTCATTTTCACAAAAAAACGAAACAACATTGTGGCTTAACTACTCATCACTTGTTACAGAAGACAATTCAAATACTATTTCTGCCGAGATTACAGAGGTGCCGGATGGATTAACCATCGAGGTTGCTGTAAGTAATGCAGCATCGGGAAATAAAAAAGGACACACCGGTAAAGGTTATAAAAAAGCGTTAACTACAGATGGAGTACAGGTAGTAGATGATATTAAAACCTGTTACACCGGAACCGGAGAAAACAATGGTCACGAATTGGTTTATTCTGTATCAGCAGATGAAAGCAAATACGATGAAATTGTTGCCGACTCGCACCACTTAACAGTAACTTATACAATTACTGAAAAATAGAAAAGAGAGATAAAAAATAAGGGTGAACGGGCAAGTCTTCTGATTTGCCCGTTCTTTTTTGCTGAAATTTAGCTCAGCTATTTGAAATCATTAGTAATTAAAGTAGTTTTAAAACATGAAGTTGTTGGACGCAATATCATGTTTTATTTTTTTATGCGTGTTTTCTGTTGCTGCAAGTGCGCAACAAAGTGCAAAACACGAATTAACAATCGACGTGCAGGAGGTGGCATTATTATCGTTACAGGCAAATAATGGAAACGATATTAGTTTTAGCGCTGTGCAGCCCGAAGTTGCCGGTCAACAAATTCAAATTGCCGCAGATCAGCAATCGGAACTTTGGGTTAATTATTCCTCAATAGTGAAAGCAAATCAACGACGCAAAGTTACAGCAACAGTTGTTGGCGAAATTCCAAGCGGAATTAGTGTAAAAGTAATGGCTTCAGAAAGCAGGGGTGACGGCCACGGGAAACTGGGAGAACCACTTTCGTGGGTTAAGCTCGAAAATGCACCGGTTGATATTATCTCAAACATTGGTAGCTGTTACACAGGACGTGGTACTCAAAATGGCCATCTTTTAACTTATAAAATAGAGCTTAACGATCAGGCTGATCAGTACGCATATTTGTCGCAATCCGAAACCTCTTTGCAAATATTGTATACATTAACTGATGACAATTAGTTTTTCCTTATTATTTTTAGCGGAAACTTATAATCAATCATTATGTCGTTAAAAAAGTTTATTTACTTTTTTATTCCTGTTTTGTTTTTTGTCCTCACAAGTCCTCTAACTTCTATTGCAAATATTGTTATTCTAAACGGGCTAACTCATGAGAATACTGCTGAAGCAGGAGAAAATTACCGCGAAGGAATTCAGGTTCAGAATGCCGGAACAGAGCCACGCAGTGTTAAGGTTTATCAGCGCGATTACTGGTATTCTTTTACCGGAGAAAACAGGCACGATGAAGCAGGAACTTTACCAAGATCGAATGCTGCATGGATAAATTACAGCCCAACCCTGGTTACACTTCAGCCCGACGAAACTGTTGTAATTGATTTTGAAGTAACCGTGCCGCAAATTGACAGCCTAAAAGGTACATACTGGAGTGTAATTATGGTTGAAGGAATTCAGCCACAGGATACTTCAGCTTCAAATGGTGTGAAAATTCATACAGCAATTCGTTACGCTGTGCAAATTATAACCAATATTGGAAATACCGGTAAACGCGACCTTCAGTTTTTGGGGCTTGAACTAGAAGCTGATGAGAATAATAATCAGATTTTAAATGTGGCATTGGAAAATACCGGGGAACGAATTTTAAAACCGGAATTAAATATCGAACTGTTTAATGGCGAAGGTGAGTCGATAGGTGTTTTTAAAGCTGAACGACGAAAAACATACCCAACAACATCAATACTTCTAAAACTTCCGTTAGAAGGGGTGAAGCCCGGAGAATACGCTGCAGTTTTAATTGCCGACTGCGATGAGGATAATATATTTGGAACAAATTTAACGCTTGAGCTATAGATATGCGCTTGAGGACAAAGCTAATCCTGTGTTTTTTGCTGGCTCTTCCTATTGAGCTTTTGTCCCAACAGCTGCTTCAAACAAACTTTGTAAAACCACAGGTTGAAACCGAGCCGGGAAAAGTCTGTAACCTGGCATTTTTTATTACCAATAATTCAGAAGAACCGATAAGAGTTAATCCCAATTATATTTTGCCCGACAATTGGAAGCTGGTAACATCGTTGTCGGCAATTGATTTACAGCCATCTGAAAAAAAGTTTTTGATTATTTCGGTACAGATTCCGGAGTCGTATCTTGTTGGCGATTATTCGGTAGTTACTGAGTTTAATGATGATAAAGGCCAGCTTTTGCAGAAAGATGAGGTGCATGTGCGTGTACTCGAAGTGGAAAAAATCACTATCGAAAAACTGGAAAAAAAGGAATATGTATATGCCGGCGAAGAAATACGCGCCAGTTACCTGCTACAAAACCAGGGGAATACAGAAAAAAGTTTTTTTATAGAAACGCAAAACTGTCAGGTTGAAGAAGGCGCTGAAGTGCGACTGGGTGTTGGCGAATCGAAAGTAATTACTGTAGTTAAGCCTACCTCGGAAGACTATGTAAATAGCGCACGAGAATATTATACCATACGTGTAAATGCCGGTAACAGGGTGTTAGAAAGTGTAAATAACTGGACCCAGGTTTTTCCGTCAAAAAACCTAAAAAAGGATATGTATTTCAGGTTTCCCATTTCGTTTTCCGGATCATATTTAGGAGTAAATAAAGATGATCAGTACGAATCAACCTATCAGTTTGAGCTGCAGGGACAGGGAACTTTGGACGTGGAAGGAAAACACCAACTGGAGTTTATGGTTCGCGGTCCAAACAATACCGACCTCAGTTATTTGGGTTTGTACGATCAGTATTATTTATCGTACCAGAATAAAAACCTGATGCTGTTTGGCGGGCAAAAAAACTTCATGTTCACTCCTCTTACCGAGTCTTCGAGATATGGTTGGGGATTTGAGAGTAAAGTGGTGATGAATAGTGGATTAACATTGGGGTATCTTTATGTTGAGCCTCGATTCTATCAGGAAATTAAGAATGAAATGGCGGGCATACTGGGTTATCAATTTAACCCAAAAAACAAAATTGAATTGTATTACGTAACCAAACAATTTGAGGCACTTAACGACCGGACTCAGTTGCTTAGTTTTACCTCGGTTTTTACCCCATTTAATGGAACCGATGTTGATTTGGAGTTGTCGCGGGGATATTTAAACAACGAAGCCGATAATGCGTATCGTGTAAATATCAACTCCCGATTTTCTTTATTTAACTTTTCGGGGAACTATTACAATACCGGGAAAAATTATCCGGGATATTACAATAATTCAAAGTTTTATTCGGCCAATGTTTCGGCCCGATTATCCCAAAAAATAGGACTAAGTTTTTATGCGCGCCGCGATTTTATGAATGCACAGCTCGATACCTTTTTTGTAACGGCTCCTATTACCAAATCGTATCAGGGAAGCTTCGATTATAAGCTGGGTTTGCAAAGTCAGCTTAAACTTTTTGTGCGGCAGTATGAGCGAAAAGATCGATTAAATTATAATAAGTTTCATTATAAAACACGCTCGGCCAATTTGCGTTTTAGTCAAAAGTGGCGTTGGTTTCGTTTTAGTTTAACAGGCGAGGCCGGAAAAACAACCAACTTTTTGCTCGATCCCGGAGAAAATCAGCAAAACAGTTACCGGGGGATGGGTGATTTTTCATTTGATATCGCCTCCAAACATTTTATTCGCGCGTTCGGAAGCTGGTCAAATATTAATCAGTTTGTATCGGGTAAACAGCAAAATGTCACGGCCGGGATGTCGGTTTCCAGTCAGATATCTGAAAAGTTCAATGCAAACTTTTATGTGCAAAATGCCTACGATATCGATGATTATTACAAAAACCGAAACCTGATGCAACTCAGTTTCAATTACAATTTCTTGCCCAACCACAGTATTGCCTTACGCAGTTTTTACACCATTTTTAAAACCGAGGTTGACCAGGCCGAATTTACAATGGCCGCTACTTATGCCTATAAGTTTGGAGTTCCGCTGAAACAGGTTATCAAGGCAGGAATAATTAGGGGGCAAATTATAAACAAACAAGGCGAGCCGGTTGAAGGAGTGTGGGTGCGCCTGCTAAACAAAACTGTGGTAACCGACAAAAACGGAGAATACATTTTCGATTTGGTGCAGCCTGGAACTCATTTGGTTTCGTTTGACGAAAGTAGTTTTGAGCTGGATGAACTAACAAATATTCCTAACCCGGTTGAAGTAAATGTTTTTGAAGATCAGGTCAGTACTGTTGATGTTAGGATTTTAAAAGGTGCTGAATTAAAAGGTAAAATTATATTGGAAGAAGCGACTTTAAAAGCTGCCGCCGACGATAATGTCAATGCAGCCAATATAATTGTTGAAGTGAAATCATCACTCGATCAGTACCGTATCACTACAAACAGTAACGGGTTATTTCAGTTTCCCTTGTTAAAACCCGGAAAATATATTTTTAAGATTTACGCCAATTCTATTCCTGCAGGTTATAAAATTGATCAACCGGAGTATGAATATGTGCTGGGTGAAGGAGAAAAGAAAGAAATTGAAATAGAGTTGCCCACAAAAAGAAACAATATAATTTTTAAACCTGCCGGAAATGCATTGCAAAAAAATGGATTAGGCTTGTCTCTTAAAGCAAAATCAACGAGTAAAAAAGAGCCTGAAGCAGATTCTGAAAAACCATTTTACAGTATCCAGATTGGTGCATTCAAACGTGAATTACCGATGGGTGATCCGTTTTTTCAGGACGAGCAATTTTATTTCGAAAAACAAATTGATAACTTACACAAATATTATATCGGACGTTTTTCTGATTTGCAGTCGGCAAAAGAAGAATACAAGCGCTTAAAAACCACTTTCAACAAGTTGTTTATTGTTGTAATTGATGGAGACGAGGTGTACAGCGTTCGTAAATATGAGAAACTGAAAAAGTAGAGATGAAAAATTGGGTATTTTCCATAGTTACTGTTTTTATGTTGGGCGGGTTGGTTCATAAAACAGCCAGCGCACAACACGATGAAAAAGCGTTAAACGTGGGGTTTTCGATTCCCGAGGTGGCCTTAATTGATATTGAATATCTGGGAAGCCAGACAATCGAATTTGAATTATTACCATCGTCAGAAACCGGAGGTTCTCCTGTTATCAGGCAACGAACCAACCAGGAATTGTGGATTAACTATTCGTCGGCATTAGGGCGTTTTAGTCAGCATCGGTCAATTGTTGCACAGGTTACAGATGGTAGTTTGCCGCAGGGGCTCGACTTGTTTGTTAATGCAACAGAATACAGTGGAAACGGGGATGGACATACAGGAGTATCGGCCGGTAAAGTGAAAATTGGAACCGATCCGCGCCCCGTTATAACTGGCATTGGAAGTGCATACACCGGCAATGGAATAGGAAATGGGCATCGTTTAAATTTTGAGGTTGATATTAGCCAAATGGAGAAAGTTATGGCCAACGAATCAATTGATTTTACTATTCTTTACACCTTAACCGATAATTAAGATGATGAGAAAGTTTATACTTTTTACTGTGCTTGTAATTAGCTCGTTAGTTGGAAAAGCTCAACTACTGCAGCTTTCGCTAAACGGCATGGCCACTTTTAACGAAACACAACTAATGGTTGATGAAGCCGGAGAGGATATTAATGCAACCATTGAATCGAATTCATCGGTTTATTTATCGGTTTATTCTTACTATTTCTGGGAAATGTTAAACGGAAAGTGGCAGATTTATGTGCACAAAAGAGATGTGACCTGGAACGATGAAATTAATTTGGAATTGCGAAGAGAAGGAAAAGGACGCAAATGGTTAAGTAATGGTACTCCAAATATTCATGATGGGAGTTCCTATTTCAGGTTAACAAATAATCCGACATATTTTTTTAGGGGAAGAGGATTGGTGTTGGATATTCCAATGGGCTTTCGTTTAAGCAACGTATCGTTAACGATGGGAGCAAACGATTTTGAAACCGATGTGGTTTTTACCATTTATGATGACTAACTTTATTGATTATACACGTTGCGATTAAAATCGTACGTGAGAAACAAATAAATACCGATCAAATGCGAAAACTATTTTACATAGCACTTTTTGTTGTTGCCATAGTTGCTTGTGAAGATCGTGAACCGGAAGAGGTAATTGTGCCCGAATGGATAAAACCGCGTCTTACCGAACTGGAAAACTCGGGAGAATGTTACGGTTGCCAGGTGCAGCGATGGACTTATAACGAAGAGTATTTTTATCACCTGTATTGTGGGTATTGGTCGTGCTCTAACTGCGAAGTTTATCATTACGATGGAACCTTGGTTGAGTGGGGCGTAACAGTTGACCCTGTAGATTTTGAAGCAAACAAACATCGCCCGATAATAATTTGGGAGTGTGGCGATGAGCTGGATTAATGATAATTTGGTGAGCCTGTTAGCTATTTTCTTCAGGCCATAATTTCCACCCGGTTTCCATCCGGATCAAGAAAAACACTCTCGTAGTAACCGTCGCCGGTTGATCGCGGCTCGCTAATAATTTTATAACCATCTTTTCGTAGTGTTTCAGTCAACTCGTTCACTTTGTCTCTAGTGCCAACTTTTAGCGCAAAATGAATCAATCCGGTAAATTGTTTCAGCGGATTGTCTTTCGATTTCGGTACACCCGGCATTTCCATCAATTCAATGCGGCAATCTCCATCAAACGACAGAAAATACGAGCGGTATTCGCGGCTGTGATTGTGGTAAACTTCTCCCGATGAAGCATCAAAATAGTGCATGTAAAAACTGCGCATCCCCTCAAGGTTGTAGGTCCAAATGGCCAAATGTTCTACTTTCATACTTAATTGTTTTTAGGCTTCCTAAATTTACGAAAGCAAACGGTTAAAAAACAATAGCTGCAGTTATTTTTTACAGTCCCATTCGAAAAAAAACTGCGCCAGAAAATCCTCCATAAACCGATGGCGTTCTTCGGCAATTTTCAAAGCGGTTTTTGTATTCATTCGGTCTTTTAAAAGCAGCAATTTTCGTAAAAGTGATTTATGGTTGGAGCTGTGGTTTTTTTGTATTCTTCAAAACTGTTGTGCATTTCAGGCTCAACTTCCGGATGATAAAGCAAACGCCCTTTATTGCCTCCATAGGCAAACGTACGGGCAATTCCAATGGCTCCAATGGCATCCAACCGATCAGCATCCTGAACAATTTGCGCTTCAATACTCACTGCCTTGGTTACTACGCCTGCTCCTTTAAACGATACCTGTTCGATGATTTCTTCAATCTTTTCGGTGTCATTTTTCGAAAGTCCAATTTTATTTAGCCAAATCTTTGTTTTCGAGGTGTTTTCTCCATCGCTCAATTTCCAGTCATCCAGGTCATGAAGCAGAGCCGCTATTTCAATCAGAAAAGAATCGCCACCTTCCTGTACTGAAAGATGCATGGCCATGTTTCGCACCCGATGAATATGCCACCAGTCGTGACCCGAACTGTCAGACGCAAAGTGCTGTTTTATAAAGTTTTCGGTAGCAGAAATATGCTGTTTTTGTTGAATTTTAGAACCCATAATTCGAATTTTAGCTGTTAAAACTAATGTTTTAAACCATAAAAAACGTTAATATTTTGATTTGAATTTTGTAAAATACAGAAAAACAAGATGTTATAAAAGGGTATGTATAGAAGCTTGGTTATCGAAGTCACATTGAAGAATGGTTTTTTTGCTATTTTTGCCGCGTTTATTTGAGCAGACAGATTTGCTTGTGAGGGACAAAAATATGATTGACAAAACAAGATTGACTTTGCCGGCATTGTTTTACAATTCGGTGGAGAAATTTGCTGATAATACCGCAATAAAGTTTGTTGGTGAAGATGACTTTACCTACAAACAAATGGGCGAAGATGTGGAATTGTTGGCCGAATTATTAATAGAACTTGGCATTGGAAAGGGTGATAAGGTTGCTATTTTAAGCACGAATATGCCTAATTGGGGAAAAGCCTTTTTCGCCACAACAGTTGTAGGAGCAGTTGCTGTTCCTATTTTGCCTGATTTCCATTCGAATGAAATCGAAACCATTATTGAACACTCAGAATCAAAATTGCTGTTTGTTTCCGAAGGATTATACAAATCAGTAAGTCAAGGTGTTTCGGACAGTGTTGAACACATGATATTGGTAGACAGCTTTGCCGTTATACCAAAACAAACTCCGGCAGAAGTTTTAAAGAATTTAACTTCATCGGTGCCAAAAACAACACGCAAATTTTTACCGGTAAATGTTGAAGAGCAAGATTTAGCATCCATCATTTATACATCGGGAACAACGGGTAGTTCAAAAGGAGTGATGCTGACCCACAAAAACCTGGCATGGACAGCCAAACAAAGTCGCACTTTGCAAAAAATAACTCCAAACGACAGGTTTATATCTATTTTACCTCTGTCGCATACCCTGGAAAACACCGTTGGCTTTTTATTGCCAATGATGTACGGAGCATCAGTTCATTACCTGCGCAAACCGCCGGTAGCCTCGGTATTAATGCCGGCTTTACAACTCGTAAAACCAACTGTGATGTTATCGGTGCCGCTGATTATTGAAAAAGTATATAAGGCAAAAATTCAGCCCGCTTTTCAAAAAAGTGCAGTGATGCGCTTTTTAACATCGTTTGCACCTACACGAAAAATAATGCACAAAGTTGCAGCAAAAAAACTGCATAAATCATTTGGCGGCGAACTTCACTTTTTCGGAATTGGAGGAGCAAAACTCGACCCAACTGTTGAGCGCTTTTTATTTGAAGGAGGATTTCCTTATGCGATTGGTTATGGCTTAACAGAAACTGCACCGCTATTGGCCGGAGCAGTTGGTAAAAACCGCAAAGTAGGTTCAACCGGAATTGCCATGCAAGGCGTTTCATTACGAATTGCCAATCCCGATCCGGCAACAGGCGAAGGTGAAATTCAGGCCTTAGGAGAAAATGTAATGAAAGGTTATTACAAAGCTCCAGATATAACAAAAGACGTATTTACGGAAGACGGATGGTTCCGAACCGGCGACCGCGGAATGTTCGACAAAAACAATTTGTTGCACATTAAAGGACGGATAAAGACAATGATTGTTGGAGCCAGTGGGG
It contains:
- a CDS encoding AMP-binding protein, encoding MIDKTRLTLPALFYNSVEKFADNTAIKFVGEDDFTYKQMGEDVELLAELLIELGIGKGDKVAILSTNMPNWGKAFFATTVVGAVAVPILPDFHSNEIETIIEHSESKLLFVSEGLYKSVSQGVSDSVEHMILVDSFAVIPKQTPAEVLKNLTSSVPKTTRKFLPVNVEEQDLASIIYTSGTTGSSKGVMLTHKNLAWTAKQSRTLQKITPNDRFISILPLSHTLENTVGFLLPMMYGASVHYLRKPPVASVLMPALQLVKPTVMLSVPLIIEKVYKAKIQPAFQKSAVMRFLTSFAPTRKIMHKVAAKKLHKSFGGELHFFGIGGAKLDPTVERFLFEGGFPYAIGYGLTETAPLLAGAVGKNRKVGSTGIAMQGVSLRIANPDPATGEGEIQALGENVMKGYYKAPDITKDVFTEDGWFRTGDRGMFDKNNLLHIKGRIKTMIVGASGENIYPEEIESVINKMRFVLESLVVEKKGKLVAMIHLNTEEIEEHFKHLKEEAQHFISERSDEILQEIMKKVNQEVNKFSRINQVVLHPIPFERTPTRKIKRFLYA
- a CDS encoding DUF3109 family protein; amino-acid sequence: MIEIGRAIVSRDVFEKHFLCDILKCKGACCIEGDSGAPLTDEEAILIEEDYHTFEDLLPEKHKREVEKQGFSVIDSDGDLVTPLVDDRQCVYSYYNKQGILKCAIEKAHFEGKTKFRKPLSCHLFPIRITEYKRFDAVNYQELDICKPGRKCGASEKLSLYKFLKEPLTAKYGAEWYKELEIAADYILAPK
- a CDS encoding carboxypeptidase regulatory-like domain-containing protein, coding for MLALPIELLSQQLLQTNFVKPQVETEPGKVCNLAFFITNNSEEPIRVNPNYILPDNWKLVTSLSAIDLQPSEKKFLIISVQIPESYLVGDYSVVTEFNDDKGQLLQKDEVHVRVLEVEKITIEKLEKKEYVYAGEEIRASYLLQNQGNTEKSFFIETQNCQVEEGAEVRLGVGESKVITVVKPTSEDYVNSAREYYTIRVNAGNRVLESVNNWTQVFPSKNLKKDMYFRFPISFSGSYLGVNKDDQYESTYQFELQGQGTLDVEGKHQLEFMVRGPNNTDLSYLGLYDQYYLSYQNKNLMLFGGQKNFMFTPLTESSRYGWGFESKVVMNSGLTLGYLYVEPRFYQEIKNEMAGILGYQFNPKNKIELYYVTKQFEALNDRTQLLSFTSVFTPFNGTDVDLELSRGYLNNEADNAYRVNINSRFSLFNFSGNYYNTGKNYPGYYNNSKFYSANVSARLSQKIGLSFYARRDFMNAQLDTFFVTAPITKSYQGSFDYKLGLQSQLKLFVRQYERKDRLNYNKFHYKTRSANLRFSQKWRWFRFSLTGEAGKTTNFLLDPGENQQNSYRGMGDFSFDIASKHFIRAFGSWSNINQFVSGKQQNVTAGMSVSSQISEKFNANFYVQNAYDIDDYYKNRNLMQLSFNYNFLPNHSIALRSFYTIFKTEVDQAEFTMAATYAYKFGVPLKQVIKAGIIRGQIINKQGEPVEGVWVRLLNKTVVTDKNGEYIFDLVQPGTHLVSFDESSFELDELTNIPNPVEVNVFEDQVSTVDVRILKGAELKGKIILEEATLKAAADDNVNAANIIVEVKSSLDQYRITTNSNGLFQFPLLKPGKYIFKIYANSIPAGYKIDQPEYEYVLGEGEKKEIEIELPTKRNNIIFKPAGNALQKNGLGLSLKAKSTSKKEPEADSEKPFYSIQIGAFKRELPMGDPFFQDEQFYFEKQIDNLHKYYIGRFSDLQSAKEEYKRLKTTFNKLFIVVIDGDEVYSVRKYEKLKK
- a CDS encoding VOC family protein, which translates into the protein MKVEHLAIWTYNLEGMRSFYMHYFDASSGEVYHNHSREYRSYFLSFDGDCRIELMEMPGVPKSKDNPLKQFTGLIHFALKVGTRDKVNELTETLRKDGYKIISEPRSTGDGYYESVFLDPDGNRVEIMA
- the gpmI gene encoding 2,3-bisphosphoglycerate-independent phosphoglycerate mutase, with the protein product MADNQKTLLMILDGWGIGDGSKSDIVATAPTPFIDSLMEKYPHSQLLASGENVGLPDGQMGNSEVGHLNIGAGRVLYQDMVKITRAIKDKSLWQHPQILKAYNYAKENNKKVHLIGLIGPGGVHALSSHMVALCQIATDMGLEDVFIHGLTDGRDTDPRSGYGFIENDLKALEGTVGKFASLIGRYYGMDRDNNYDRLKLAYDLYTQGKGEKSTDILASMKASYEAGVTDEFLKPVVMVDEAGEPLAKIEEDDVVICFNFRTDRLRQTTIAFTQKDLPEFGMHTMNLQWYTMTTYKADFEGINVIFEKENVTNTMGEIIEKAGKKQIRIAETEKYAHVTFFFSGGREAEFEGESRILIPSPKVPTYDHQPEMSAPEVAKAIVPKLENGEADFVCLNFANGDMVGHTGVYEAVYKAVQAVDACAKEVVTAAQKGGYDIMIIADHGNADNAVNADGSENTAHSLNPVPCIFVTEKEGVKLDNGILADVAPTLLADMGLEVPAEMTGKNLIKK
- a CDS encoding HD domain-containing protein, translated to MGSKIQQKQHISATENFIKQHFASDSSGHDWWHIHRVRNMAMHLSVQEGGDSFLIEIAALLHDLDDWKLSDGENTSKTKIWLNKIGLSKNDTEKIEEIIEQVSFKGAGVVTKAVSIEAQIVQDADRLDAIGAIGIARTFAYGGNKGRLLYHPEVEPEMHNSFEEYKKTTAPTINHFYENCCF